The DNA window CTCTGAAAGGCCCAGCAGATTGGTGTTAGTGTTACATGAAGGTCACCTCAAGGCTGAAAGGGAGATGGAGGTGGATATCGCCGACGACGTCCCCTGTTCTTCCATCGCCGTCGATTTCGTTATTCGCATGGGCACCGTAATCTACTCCTCATACTCCTCTTCTCTCTATGAAATCCAATTGTTCTTAAACTTGTTATTACTGCAGGCTGGCTTAATCTGGGGCTCCTGTTCTGGTCCTTACGACGCCAACAAATTAggtactactttttttttttatgtagagTTCTCAACTGTTGatagaaagatcaaaattttgTATCTGTTTATTATTCTGATATGCGAACAGGTCTTGCTGGCATTCATAGAGCTTCTTTTATTGTAAGTTGCTCATTGCAATCCCTTTCCaatgtcttttttttcttttctctttggtttaatttgattgttttgTGTGCTTTTACTCTATATGCAGGCAAAGTCAGTTGGTCGGCTTGGCTTTCAGTGGGGTAATCACATTAACTTTCCCAATCTAACTTTGACTTAACCAAGTATTTTCCCACTTCCTTAACTTGTCTCCCTCTATATTAATCTAGATTTAAGTTACATACATGTAAAGAACAGTGGTGCCAATTGCAGTAGTGTTTatattaagcatgaattttgATGATCTATCAAATAATCTGCTACAACTGATTAATCATACtactaaaataagataaatggCATGCTATTACACTGCTATATAGACCAATCTGTATAGCATTGTGTTTTTGTCTGATGTGTGATATTAAGTCAATTATTTGTTAGTTGAAGCCTATGTTGctcgaactcttcaaaaatgttagCGGGTGTGTGttgattctccaaaagtagtgtattttggAGAATCCTACACGGGTGCGGCAATGAGAAGAGTCCGTGCAACTTAGGTTAGAGCCCTATTACTTGTGGATAGGCTTAGATGCAACCTTTTCAATTTAATCATTGACCAGTGGTTAAGATTAAAAGCTGTATTTATGATGTATCATAATAACATCCATATCTGAATGCACCACACAATGTGAACCATAACCTAATAAGCCGTGGAGAAGTAAGCTAGTTTATATAACTAAGGAGTGGCAATGTTAAAAGTCAAATTGCTAGTTATCTGTACCTGTGTGATGGTACAAAACAGCTTAATAAGGAATGTAATAAAGATAATGAGCAGGATTACAATCAAAGACTATGCAACACTAGGCTACTTTCATCAAAGTTTGTTTAGAACGTACTATCACAGTTTCTCTATTCTTATTGTTATAATGTTATGTAAAATTAAACTTGTTTTATTGCAAAGGCATATCAAATGCTCATAGTCAGACTTGGTTGTGtccaactattttttttttctagtgttTTCACCAACCCTcagtgtttatttatttttgctctTTTGACTAATTTTTCTCTTGGATAATGTCATGGTTGTTTACATAGATCATTATGATCTGATGAGCATCCATTCTTCTTTTATAGGAATGTTTGCTGCTATATTTTCTTCCACTCGGTGTGGGTTTCAGAGATATAGAAGGCGAAATGATTGGGTCAGTTTGTTAACACGTGCCCTCTCAGATCTCCAACATTAATTTGGACCCTCCTTTATTGACCCGCCTTTGTCTAAACATGTAAAACACGTTATTGTTTAACTAAGAGAATGTATATCCAAA is part of the Solanum stenotomum isolate F172 chromosome 8, ASM1918654v1, whole genome shotgun sequence genome and encodes:
- the LOC125874985 gene encoding outer envelope pore protein 16-4, chloroplastic gives rise to the protein MEVDIADDVPCSSIAVDFVIRMGTAGLIWGSCSGPYDANKLGLAGIHRASFIAKSVGRLGFQWGMFAAIFSSTRCGFQRYRRRNDWVNVLTAGVVAGAAFGAGTRNWKQVAGATGLVCLLCHVAEDSR